One stretch of Miscanthus floridulus cultivar M001 chromosome 18, ASM1932011v1, whole genome shotgun sequence DNA includes these proteins:
- the LOC136524151 gene encoding uncharacterized protein, whose amino-acid sequence MAVQLAVRVVARLFFAVVAATVGDGLASWGSVWSLGQGVAPASPAASLLASASGSDGPSAGFARISGGSRLGARLAAVAAAPPRRRCSAGSAPVVAAASPRAGYFLFLALGGGVRSGGAAGRALARAAWGSAGPPAAAAAWASARQGAAPEVGHVAVGGWRRSAASTAGACAGDGFGVRQGDTRGRVSPPLHVARSEGVAADAAVRAAGVSMPLWRGFCGMAVTTTVATGYGTASWLDVCARGTSGESLGDGDACGRRFPCWGRCVLVPPAMSSTGGNPVHFWTSDGGAICVVPFLKASLWKFVSAMMSPSAVVLCLFGARLTRDGEFCIGKSELLHQGM is encoded by the exons ATGGCCGTGCAGCTTGCCGTGAGGGTGgtggcgaggctcttcttcgcGGTGGTGGCTGCGACGGTCGGGGACGGGCTCGCGTCCTGGGGCTCGGTGTGGTCGTTGGGGCAGGGGGTGGCGCCGGCGTCTCCAGCGGCCAGCCTCCTCGCTTCGGCGTCCGGATCCGACGGTCCGTCGGCCGGATTCGCGCGGATCTCCGGCGGGTCGCGCCTGGGCGCGCgcttggcggcggtggcggcggctcctCCAAGACGCCGTTGTTCCGCGGGTTCGGCGCCCGTGGTGGCGGCTGCGTCGCCCAGGGCCGGGTACTTCCTCTTCCTCGCGCTTGGTGGCGGCGTGCGCAGTGGAGGGGCGGCGGGGCGTGCCCTCGCGCGAGCCGCGTGGGGCTCGGCGGGGCCGCCTGCTGCGGCTGCGGCGTGGGCCAGTGCCC GGCAGGGGGCGGCGCCCGAGGTGGGGCACGTGGCCGTCGGTGGCTGGCGGAGGTCGGCAGCGTCGACGGCGGGTGCTTGTGCTGGCGACGGCTTCGGCGTGCGACAGGGTGACACGCGTGGCAGGGTAAGTCCACCGCTGCATGTTGCCCGGTCGGAGGGGGTGGCGGCCGACGCAGCTGTGCGGGCAGCCGGCGTGTCGATGCCCCTCTGGAGGGGCTTCTGCGGGATGGCggtgacgacgacggtggcgacaGGCTACGGTACGGCATCTTGGCTCGACGTTTGTGCTAGGGGCACCTCGGGCGAAAGCCTTGGCGACGGCGACGCCTGTGGGCGCCGTTTTCCTTGTTGGGGGCGTTGTGTTCTTGTGCCCCCAGCAATGTCTTCCACGGGTGGAAACCCGGTCCATTTTTGGACAAGCGACGGCGGCGCTATCTGCGTCGtacccttcctgaaggcgtcgctgTGGAAATTCGTCTCGGCCATGATGTCTCCTTCGGCGGTTGTCCTCTGCCTTTTCGGCGCCCGGTTGACGCGAGACGGCGAGTTCTGCAtcgggaagtcggagctgctgcatcaggggatgtag